From Qipengyuania psychrotolerans:
ATTATTTACCAAACTCTCATTGAATTTATTCGCCTGTCCGTTGAATAAGGCCTACTTAAAGTGGGAGGGTTTGAGTGCGCTTTATTGATGGCCGATACCTTGTTGACACGAGCTGGGGTCCGCACAAGGGGCAGCTGAGTAGTGTATTCAAGGCTGTAGATTCGAGCGATCAGATGCGGGACGTCGCGATAAAGCTCTTTGATAGGGCGGCATTCGATCAGCCCACTGTCGCCGAAGGCTTTAATCGGGAATGGAAAAGCTTTGAGAAGCTAACCAGTCACGACAACATTGCGAAACTATTAGACGCGGGTATCGACGAGGAAACAGGAGCAAGGTTCCTCGTGCTGAATTGGTATGCTGAGGACCTTGACGCCCTAATCAATGAAACATCTGGAATGCAGTGGGGCCAATTTTGGGAAAGCCTCGGTCGCCCTATACTCGATGCCCTCGTCTTCGCCTACAAGCAGGGCATTCTCCATCGTGACGTCAAGCCATCGAATATCCTCCTCGACGAAAGCCGTAGGCCGAAGGTTACAGATTTTGGCATCGCGAAATTTCGGCAATATTCACGACCAGGGGTAACGCTAGCCTCCTTCAAGACAGTTCCATATGGGCCGCCTGAGGACGAAGAATTCTCGGGTGAGACGAGGGACGTATTCTCCTTTGCTGCATTGTGTCTCGAGTGCGTGACAGCAAAGCGCCTAGAGTCATACGAAGACGTTTACGAAAGCCTTCACACTGCTGACATACCGCCAGAAATCAGAGACGTATTTGCGATAGCCTTGGCAGGCAGCCCTAAAGATCGTCATGCAAATATCGAAATACTTGCTGCTTCGCTTGAGCGTGAAATCAGGCGCAGCGAGGCAGCGATGGCCACCGCGTATCGGGTCCCAATCTCGATAACCAATTCGGTTAAAGACTCATTGAAGGCGCTTCGGCAGCTCGATAGTGATGCTGCCGCAGAGGGAATGGCTTTCCAGATCCTTCAGGAGGGCTGCGCATTCGAAACGATTGCAGCCCAAAATGACGAAAAACACATAGGCCTTCTCGCGGCCGAATTTTTCTTCCGCGCAGTGCCGAATTGGCAGAACAATTCACTGACATTGATTGCCGTGGCTCAGCAGCCCCCTTCACAACTCGATCGAAGACGCGAGAAGGCGTGGTCTCCGCTAGTGAAGTTCTCGCCCCAAAGTGTCCATAATTCGCCTGAAGAGTTCAACAGGTTCGTTGACGATTTCGCTGAGTTTGAAACCAATAGAAAAATCCGGGCGGCAAAATCTGACGAGGAGAAGCTGTTCAATCACTGGTCATCTCTTCTGCACTTCAAGGAAAAGCTAGATACTGAACTCGCCGGAAAGATCACCTTCAAGAAAAGTGCGATTGAGGGCCAGCGCCTTCGGCTAAGCTATGTGGAAGACGTAGCGGACGAGGCCGTAGGCCAAAACCGCATTGTACGCCTACAAAATGGCGGTGTGATCGCTGGTGAGATCGAGAGGATTACGCCAGACGAAGTCATCCTATATTGCCCCCGCTCGCAGGACCTATCTCAAGTGCCGCAGCGTGGTGTCTTGGAGTTGGACAATCGTTTAGCCCGTACTGCATTTAAGCGACAGAAAGAGGCATTGGACAGCGTCCGCTTCAGACGGAACGCAAGACCGGACCTTAAAGATATTCTGATTGGTCAAGCGACTCCACGCCCTCCAGTACCAAGAGATATTGAGTTTTTCCAAAAGCGTTTGGATGAAGACAAGAAAGCTGGTCTGAGGGCGGCGATAGCAAGCCGTGACATCGTCGTCGTAGAGGGGCCTCCGGGAACAGGGAAAACAAAGTTCATCACTGAATTGGTGGCCCAAAGCCTAGCAGATCCAGATATCGAGCGAGTTCTAATATCCTCTCAAACGCACGTGGCGCTGGACCACGCATTTGCGGCGATTGAGAAGCTAGCGGAACGCGAGAACATAGCCTTCGATGCTGTCCGCATTGCCCGCCCTGACGACGAGCGTGTATCAAGAGATGTCGAGCATCTACTTCTGCAAAAAAGGGTTGATAATTGGCTTTCCAAGGCGATGTCCCGATCGGAGGAATTCCTCTTAGAATGGGCCGCCAGCAATAACATCTCGCCTGAAGATGTTCGCACTGGTCTAGCGCTTGGTGATCTCAGAAAATCAATGATAGCTAGGGATCTTCTTCGCGAGGACGCGAAATCTCTTGCTAGCGAACTTGATGCGTTGCTCGAGGCCAAAAAGGTTCAAAAGCAACAAACCCTCAAAGCGGCTGAATTCACCAAAACTAATGATGACATACGGGCGCTGCGCGAAAGGCTCGATGTGGTCGAATCCGAGCTTCCAATCGCCGAGCATCGGTTTTCCAAAGCCTTCGAGAAAGCGAAATCTCTGCCCCAGCTAGATGGGCAGATCGATAATATGACACCGGAGGAAATGGGCGAATTGGCCGAAGATTTCCTGATGCATTCAGAAGCCGGTCAACAGTACGGGAAATTGCTGCGATTAGCCGAAGAGTGGAGGCAAAGGTTCGGCCACTCAAGTGATTTCCATGGAGCTTACATCAGTGAGTGCAACTTCGTGGGTGGAACTTGCCTTGGCGTGGCAGCAAGCGCGATGCAATCGGTTGAGTTTGACCTTTGCATCGTCGACGAGGCGTCGAAAGCATCTCCGACTGAAATATTGGTGCCAATGGCAAAGGCGAAACGATGGGTAATTGTGGGCGATCCAAATCAGCTTCCACCCTACTCCGACGCTAGTCCAGAAGCTCGAAAATTGCTTGCTCAAGACGGCCTAACAAAGGGCGATTTGCGCAGAACTCTGCTGGATCATCTTATTTCGACGGTCCCAGAGGACTGCCGGCTAAGTTTGAATACGCAGCATCGCATGACACGTGCGATCGGTGATCTCGTGAGTGAATGCTTTTATGATCGAAGACTCAATTCGGTGAACGAGGATACATGCGAATATCTCGTGAAAGCTCACGCGATGCCGAAGCCCGTGACCTGGTTCGATACTGGCGGCCTGCCAAACTCGAACGAAACCCGACGCCGAGGAACCTTTGTCAATCAGACGGAGGTCAATCAGATAGCGAGCATGCTGCTAAGACTAGAATTGGCCGCGTCGCAGCGAAAAATGAAATACTCGGTCGCGATCCTCTCTGGTTATGGCGGGCAGGTCGAGGCAATCGAGAGGATGCTGGACACCTATCGAAAACGCTGCCGAACGCTAGAGATTGAGGTCGGGACCGTTGACTCTTTTCAAGGGAAGGAGGCGGACGTTGCTATTTATTCCGTGACCCGGAGCAACGACGCTGGTGAAATTGGCTTCTTGAAGGAGCGTGAGCGGCTCAACGTGGCGCTGTCGCGGGCAAAGATTGGCCTCGCGATCTTCGGGAATTTGGACTTTTGCCGAGAAACGAGTGGAAGGAATCCTTTTCAGGCGGTGATCCGATACATTGAAGACAATCCAGATGACTGCGCGGTGGAGGAACTTCAGTGATGTCTCCAGAGGAAATCGCTCAACAGCATGATGACCGCCCTGGTTATAGGGTCGTCGACTTTGAAGAGGTCGGCCTGCCGGTTTACAAGATTAGGTCTATTGTTCTGACCCTAGAGCCTAAGGCGTTTTCGGCGATCGAAGAATTCGTGCTTCGAACAATTGAAGCGGGCCTGACCGATCCTCAGGAGATCGCCGCGTTCCTCGGTTTGGCGACTACCCTAGTTGAGGCCACAGCCTCAACCCTCCTGCGCGAGGACTCTGTCAAAGTAAACTCAGACGGCACCCTCTCGCTAACCGAGAAAAGCCGTTCGATCTTGCAGGGGGAGAAACTCAAAGCGCCTCGAGAGCAAGCGCTAATCTTCTGGTTCGATGGATTGACGAGGAAGCCAATAGAACCACCTCATGCTTTGGAGCCGCGCTACCTCAAAGAACGGGGAATGCGCGAAATTCGGCCTTATCCGTCCAACCGACCAGAGGCCGACGAGATTGACGCAGAGCAGCTGCAGAAGGTCCTGCCGGGCGGGAAATCAAAGCGGGTCCAATCTCCAGACATTCTTCAGGTCCAGTCTGTTGAGAGGGCCTATATGCACTTTGTGCCGGCCACGGCGCTTATTTTTAGATCGGATACTAAATCAGAGATACAGGTGGGCTTCGCTATCGACGGCAGGCTCTCGAAAGAACATGAGGCTGCATTTGCCAATTCCGACGGTCCCCAAAAGTCGGGAATGGAATCCGCCATCCTTAAGGCAACTGCTGAAAAGGATCAGAGCGGTTTGAATCTCCCCATTGGGCCACTTCGGGGGCCAAAAGGCAGTGCGATTCAGCGCAGGCAGGATGCCGCAGAGCGTTTTAGATCGAAGTTTGCTGATGGCGACCAAAAGTCTTCTGGTGCTGCAAGCGCCGGAGTGGATATGGTATCAGTTTATGAGCACCCTGAGTTATTGCGCGATGCTATTCAGTCCAGCCGCCGAAGACTAATCATAGTTTCACCATGGATCACACCCGCGGTGGTAGATCGAACCTTCATGGAGAAGTTGAAAAACCTCATTTCTTCGGGGGTCAAGGTTTACATAGGCTATGGGCTAGGCGACGATCGCAACTTCCCCAAGCTGGAAAACCAGCTCGATGAGCTCGCCAAGAGCAACAAGAATTTTACACTCGCGAGGCTTGGAGATACCCACGCGAAGATACTGATCAAAGATGACGAGTATCTCGTCACAACAAGCTTCAATTGGCTCTCATT
This genomic window contains:
- a CDS encoding serine/threonine-protein kinase, whose protein sequence is MRFIDGRYLVDTSWGPHKGQLSSVFKAVDSSDQMRDVAIKLFDRAAFDQPTVAEGFNREWKSFEKLTSHDNIAKLLDAGIDEETGARFLVLNWYAEDLDALINETSGMQWGQFWESLGRPILDALVFAYKQGILHRDVKPSNILLDESRRPKVTDFGIAKFRQYSRPGVTLASFKTVPYGPPEDEEFSGETRDVFSFAALCLECVTAKRLESYEDVYESLHTADIPPEIRDVFAIALAGSPKDRHANIEILAASLEREIRRSEAAMATAYRVPISITNSVKDSLKALRQLDSDAAAEGMAFQILQEGCAFETIAAQNDEKHIGLLAAEFFFRAVPNWQNNSLTLIAVAQQPPSQLDRRREKAWSPLVKFSPQSVHNSPEEFNRFVDDFAEFETNRKIRAAKSDEEKLFNHWSSLLHFKEKLDTELAGKITFKKSAIEGQRLRLSYVEDVADEAVGQNRIVRLQNGGVIAGEIERITPDEVILYCPRSQDLSQVPQRGVLELDNRLARTAFKRQKEALDSVRFRRNARPDLKDILIGQATPRPPVPRDIEFFQKRLDEDKKAGLRAAIASRDIVVVEGPPGTGKTKFITELVAQSLADPDIERVLISSQTHVALDHAFAAIEKLAERENIAFDAVRIARPDDERVSRDVEHLLLQKRVDNWLSKAMSRSEEFLLEWAASNNISPEDVRTGLALGDLRKSMIARDLLREDAKSLASELDALLEAKKVQKQQTLKAAEFTKTNDDIRALRERLDVVESELPIAEHRFSKAFEKAKSLPQLDGQIDNMTPEEMGELAEDFLMHSEAGQQYGKLLRLAEEWRQRFGHSSDFHGAYISECNFVGGTCLGVAASAMQSVEFDLCIVDEASKASPTEILVPMAKAKRWVIVGDPNQLPPYSDASPEARKLLAQDGLTKGDLRRTLLDHLISTVPEDCRLSLNTQHRMTRAIGDLVSECFYDRRLNSVNEDTCEYLVKAHAMPKPVTWFDTGGLPNSNETRRRGTFVNQTEVNQIASMLLRLELAASQRKMKYSVAILSGYGGQVEAIERMLDTYRKRCRTLEIEVGTVDSFQGKEADVAIYSVTRSNDAGEIGFLKERERLNVALSRAKIGLAIFGNLDFCRETSGRNPFQAVIRYIEDNPDDCAVEELQ
- a CDS encoding phospholipase D-like domain-containing protein — its product is MSPEEIAQQHDDRPGYRVVDFEEVGLPVYKIRSIVLTLEPKAFSAIEEFVLRTIEAGLTDPQEIAAFLGLATTLVEATASTLLREDSVKVNSDGTLSLTEKSRSILQGEKLKAPREQALIFWFDGLTRKPIEPPHALEPRYLKERGMREIRPYPSNRPEADEIDAEQLQKVLPGGKSKRVQSPDILQVQSVERAYMHFVPATALIFRSDTKSEIQVGFAIDGRLSKEHEAAFANSDGPQKSGMESAILKATAEKDQSGLNLPIGPLRGPKGSAIQRRQDAAERFRSKFADGDQKSSGAASAGVDMVSVYEHPELLRDAIQSSRRRLIIVSPWITPAVVDRTFMEKLKNLISSGVKVYIGYGLGDDRNFPKLENQLDELAKSNKNFTLARLGDTHAKILIKDDEYLVTTSFNWLSFRGDPRRAFREEWGMKVTIRDQVNAAADKFVRRISRSGERG